From a single Lewinella sp. LCG006 genomic region:
- the rlmB gene encoding 23S rRNA (guanosine(2251)-2'-O)-methyltransferase RlmB has translation MDNKQWIFGRHPVLEALQAGQAIEKVYLQQGTRGDFEKELRRICRSQEVPLTVIPKEKINWMVKGNHQGVVALQGVAIYQKLENILPFLYEQGKIPLLLLLDGVTDTRNFGAIARSAELFGVHAIVLPGKSSAGLTPDALKTSAGALSRIPVCRVKSMVSTIEYLQNSGVTVFASDLSGEKSLPKLDMKGPVALVLGSEGDGISKGVAKAADERFYIPQLGDLNSLNVSVAAGIMLYESMRQRT, from the coding sequence ATGGATAATAAACAATGGATATTTGGCCGCCATCCGGTATTGGAAGCTTTACAAGCAGGGCAGGCCATAGAGAAGGTGTATCTTCAACAGGGTACCCGTGGAGATTTTGAAAAAGAACTGCGCCGCATTTGTCGAAGCCAGGAAGTCCCCCTCACGGTTATTCCGAAGGAAAAAATCAACTGGATGGTCAAAGGCAACCACCAGGGAGTTGTTGCCTTACAAGGCGTGGCCATTTATCAAAAGTTGGAAAACATCCTGCCTTTTCTATATGAGCAAGGCAAAATACCACTCTTACTTTTACTTGATGGCGTGACAGATACCCGCAACTTTGGTGCTATTGCCCGTTCGGCAGAACTTTTTGGCGTACATGCTATTGTACTTCCCGGGAAAAGCAGTGCAGGACTAACCCCCGACGCTTTGAAAACTTCGGCAGGAGCATTGTCTCGTATTCCCGTATGCCGCGTAAAGAGTATGGTCAGCACAATAGAATACTTGCAGAATAGTGGGGTGACCGTCTTTGCAAGTGACCTTAGCGGTGAAAAAAGCTTGCCTAAGTTGGACATGAAAGGCCCAGTAGCATTGGTGCTTGGTTCAGAAGGTGACGGTATCAGTAAAGGGGTAGCAAAAGCTGCCGATGAACGTTTTTATATTCCTCAATTGGGCGATCTGAATTCTTTAAATGTGAGTGTTGCTGCGGGAATTATGCTCTACGAAAGTATGCGGCAGAGGACATAA
- a CDS encoding efflux RND transporter periplasmic adaptor subunit yields the protein MSIINKFLPFLLLVMLAMVNTACSHDHSEEGHQHGLEEEHSHDSPEAHEEGLIHLTKEQLKTMDIRVGDFSPMKINDYVNATGTLGLPPNALTSVSAKANGFIVSSNKYIEGNYVKKGVIMAYLENPDFIEKQQAYLEVKAALTFSQQELERQQTLVNAAAGVEKDLQRLQAEVDSKTATLKGLARQLDYLGLPVDKLTPDNIAQRIPLYAPMSGYLTSIKMHNGMYVSPAMELMEIVDETHLHLELDIFEKDIAQIKEGQLISYTVPALGNTNYAGEVHVIGKEFNRENKTVRIHGHLEGKRPTFIKDLFVEAKIWLNNQTVSALPEGAIIKDGASSYIYICDEQTEGDEVAFLPIMVIPGTTSDGFTAITLVEPLPKGKKIVTQGAYYVYAQSKASELEHSH from the coding sequence ATGAGCATCATAAATAAATTTCTTCCCTTCCTCTTATTAGTAATGCTAGCCATGGTCAACACCGCTTGCAGTCACGATCACAGTGAAGAGGGGCACCAACATGGCCTAGAAGAAGAACATAGTCATGACAGCCCCGAAGCACACGAAGAAGGCCTCATTCACCTCACCAAAGAACAGCTAAAAACCATGGACATAAGGGTGGGAGATTTCTCTCCCATGAAAATCAATGATTACGTCAACGCGACAGGAACCTTAGGGCTTCCGCCCAATGCGCTTACTTCTGTGAGTGCCAAAGCCAACGGCTTCATTGTCAGCAGTAATAAATACATTGAAGGAAATTATGTAAAAAAAGGGGTGATCATGGCTTATCTGGAAAATCCCGATTTCATTGAAAAACAACAAGCTTATCTCGAGGTAAAGGCCGCACTTACATTTTCTCAACAAGAGCTTGAACGCCAACAAACGTTGGTCAATGCAGCTGCTGGCGTAGAAAAAGACCTCCAACGCCTGCAAGCTGAAGTAGATAGCAAAACGGCTACTTTGAAAGGCCTTGCCCGGCAATTGGATTATCTGGGATTACCGGTAGACAAACTGACGCCCGACAATATTGCTCAGCGTATTCCCCTTTACGCTCCCATGTCAGGCTACCTCACCTCCATAAAAATGCACAATGGTATGTACGTGAGCCCAGCTATGGAATTGATGGAAATTGTCGACGAAACGCACCTTCACCTGGAGTTGGATATCTTCGAAAAAGACATTGCCCAGATCAAAGAAGGGCAGCTTATCAGCTATACGGTGCCCGCATTGGGAAATACCAACTACGCTGGCGAAGTACACGTCATTGGCAAAGAATTCAACCGGGAAAACAAGACAGTAAGGATACATGGCCACCTGGAAGGCAAACGACCTACTTTCATCAAAGACCTTTTTGTGGAAGCTAAAATATGGCTCAATAACCAAACGGTTTCCGCCCTGCCCGAAGGGGCCATTATCAAGGATGGGGCTTCTTCTTACATCTATATCTGCGATGAACAGACCGAAGGAGACGAAGTAGCATTCCTGCCAATTATGGTTATTCCTGGCACCACCTCAGATGGTTTCACCGCCATCACCTTGGTGGAGCCGCTGCCAAAAGGCAAGAAGATCGTCACACAGGGAGCTTACTATGTCTACGCACAGTCGAAAGCAAGTGAGTTGGAGCATTCTCACTAA
- a CDS encoding CusA/CzcA family heavy metal efflux RND transporter — protein sequence MFDNIIAYSVQNKFIIGLLVAALMLWGLFSLRQLPIDAVPDITNNQVQVITTSPTLATQEVEQFITTPVELSLQNIQQLVEIRSISRFGLSVVTVVFEEKMDIYLARQLVSEYLREARENIPPELGQPTLAPISTGLGEIYQYVIRPQKGYEEKISATELRSIQDWIVKRQLAGIPGVVEVNTLGGYLKQYEVAVTPGLLKAMGVSITDIYSALVNSNENTGGAYIEKNPNTYYIRTKGIAQSLSDIENIVVKVSDGKPILVKDVAKVQFGKAPRYGALTRDGQEVVGGTVMMLKGANSAAVTKLIKERVVQIQKSLPEGVVIEAYLDREKLVTTAIGTVRKNLLEGGLIVVFILVLMLGNWRAGLIVASVIPLAMLFAVAMMNVFGISANLMSLGAIDFGLIIDGAVIIVEAIVHRLQSRFPGQRLSRQQMNEEVQTAAIKIRSSAAFGEIIILMVYLPILALVGIEGKMFRPMAQTVMLAITCALVLSLTYVPMMSALFLQRHITDQPTIADRIIALCQRVYTPILHLALRFKVAFVTATVVLFSISIIVFSRMGGEFIPTLEEGDLALHQILPPGSSLSQSVATSKIIQKKLMAEYPEIVDVVTKIGSSEIPTDPMPVETGDIIVVMKPKAEWTSASSRQEMFEKMELTLQSIPGLAYEFSQPIQMRFNELMTGSRADIAIKLFGDDLDLLFAKAKEAERVIQQMEGVGTTKVEQTLGMPQIVINFDYDKMAQYGLQVKTVNQIVRAAFAGEKAGTIYEGDRRFDLVVRLAENYRNDIQAVEELYIPLDNGTQVPLTAIARVAFEDAPMQISREGTNRRIVIGVNVGNTDIETLVEKIQQQLDSKVQLPAGYYFTYGGQFENLKAANARLAVAVPLTLAMIFILLFFTFGSVTQAALIFSAIPLSAIGGIWALQLRGMPFSISAGIGFIALFGVAVLNGIVLIGYFNQLKAEGMKSIRQRIIQGTQVRLRPVLMTAAVASLGFLPMALSNSGGAEVQRPLATVVIGGLLSATFLTLIVLPILYSWLARWQEKRGALSGLKNGLLLLPLLLGSGFLTAQSSPITLDQALATTIANHPEVRAADLQLAQSKSLQQLPYSLGKTSISYQGDGLFLPNNQQVNQLHITQQIPHPAVVKASNARQQEIVVRDELSRALTIQQLRYEVRHLYYTLQQRKALHQHYQVLIERYQRFYEIAKTRTQLGSANSMEALTLQSALEEQQLMERQTAMEIGNLELRLQTLMNSPDPVTSQDSLAMAVFSPMVTGTSVQIALAQQHLLLEEAHLVILEAEMKPEFTLGYAAQNYFEGGWLSGLQAGVQLPLFRRQYQQKIAAQKLQTQVAQTQVAAQEQTQQQQQLEAINAIQMHAEATAYYQQQLSVIQPELDRVATLNYQAGELSYLELVNTLHLFATNNRRYFEQVLAHNEALAYYKFLTNQ from the coding sequence ATGTTTGATAATATCATTGCTTATTCTGTACAGAATAAGTTCATCATCGGGTTGCTGGTGGCAGCCCTGATGCTGTGGGGATTATTTTCGTTGCGGCAATTGCCCATAGATGCCGTCCCCGACATCACCAACAACCAGGTACAGGTGATCACTACCTCCCCTACCCTGGCGACCCAGGAAGTGGAGCAATTCATTACTACTCCGGTGGAGCTTTCTCTCCAAAACATCCAACAACTGGTAGAAATTCGTTCGATTTCTCGCTTCGGGTTATCTGTCGTGACGGTTGTTTTTGAGGAAAAGATGGATATCTACCTCGCGCGTCAGTTGGTTAGCGAATACCTGCGAGAAGCTAGAGAAAACATCCCGCCAGAACTGGGACAACCAACATTAGCCCCTATTTCTACTGGCCTGGGGGAGATTTACCAGTATGTCATTCGACCTCAAAAAGGGTATGAAGAAAAGATCAGTGCTACGGAATTGCGAAGCATTCAAGACTGGATTGTCAAAAGACAACTGGCGGGCATACCTGGGGTTGTAGAAGTAAATACCCTGGGTGGCTACCTCAAACAGTATGAAGTAGCAGTGACGCCGGGTCTGCTCAAAGCCATGGGTGTAAGCATTACGGACATTTATAGTGCCCTCGTCAACAGCAATGAGAACACGGGTGGAGCTTATATCGAGAAAAATCCCAACACCTACTACATTCGAACCAAAGGCATTGCTCAGTCCCTGAGTGACATTGAAAACATCGTCGTCAAGGTAAGCGATGGCAAACCTATCTTAGTGAAGGATGTAGCCAAGGTTCAATTTGGTAAAGCTCCCCGGTATGGGGCACTCACCCGCGATGGTCAGGAGGTCGTAGGCGGAACAGTGATGATGCTAAAAGGTGCCAATTCCGCCGCAGTAACCAAGCTCATCAAAGAACGGGTGGTACAAATCCAAAAATCCCTCCCGGAAGGAGTTGTTATCGAAGCCTATCTAGATCGGGAAAAATTGGTGACTACCGCCATTGGCACCGTCCGCAAGAACTTGCTGGAAGGAGGACTCATTGTCGTATTCATTCTCGTTCTCATGCTTGGCAATTGGCGAGCAGGGCTTATTGTGGCTTCGGTCATTCCTCTGGCAATGCTCTTTGCGGTAGCAATGATGAATGTTTTTGGCATTTCAGCCAACCTCATGAGCTTAGGTGCCATCGACTTCGGGCTGATCATCGACGGCGCGGTTATCATTGTAGAAGCCATCGTCCACCGGCTACAAAGTCGCTTCCCTGGCCAACGGCTAAGTCGACAGCAGATGAATGAAGAAGTGCAAACTGCGGCCATCAAAATCCGTAGTTCAGCGGCCTTTGGGGAAATCATCATCCTGATGGTCTACCTACCCATTCTGGCCTTGGTGGGCATTGAGGGTAAAATGTTTCGCCCTATGGCCCAGACGGTCATGCTGGCTATTACATGCGCCTTGGTCCTTTCGCTGACCTACGTCCCCATGATGAGTGCCTTGTTCTTACAACGCCACATCACGGATCAGCCGACTATCGCCGATCGTATCATCGCTTTGTGCCAAAGGGTATACACGCCTATCTTGCATTTAGCACTTAGGTTCAAAGTAGCCTTTGTTACGGCAACAGTAGTATTATTCAGCATCAGTATCATTGTTTTTTCCCGAATGGGTGGCGAATTTATTCCTACACTCGAAGAAGGAGATCTGGCCCTGCACCAAATTTTACCGCCCGGTAGTTCGCTATCACAAAGTGTGGCCACTTCCAAGATCATCCAGAAAAAACTGATGGCGGAATATCCCGAAATTGTGGATGTGGTCACCAAAATTGGTTCTTCAGAAATTCCTACCGACCCCATGCCCGTAGAAACGGGTGACATCATTGTGGTGATGAAACCTAAAGCGGAATGGACTTCAGCTTCTTCCCGACAAGAAATGTTTGAAAAAATGGAACTGACACTACAGTCGATCCCTGGCTTGGCCTACGAATTCTCTCAACCTATCCAGATGCGTTTCAATGAATTGATGACGGGATCAAGAGCAGATATTGCCATCAAATTATTTGGCGACGACCTTGATCTCTTGTTTGCAAAAGCCAAGGAAGCAGAACGCGTCATTCAGCAGATGGAGGGCGTGGGCACCACCAAGGTAGAGCAAACCCTGGGAATGCCCCAAATCGTGATCAACTTCGACTATGACAAGATGGCCCAGTATGGCCTGCAAGTCAAGACCGTCAATCAGATCGTAAGGGCTGCCTTTGCGGGCGAAAAGGCCGGGACGATTTACGAAGGAGACCGTCGCTTTGATTTGGTTGTCCGCCTTGCGGAAAACTACCGGAACGATATTCAAGCCGTCGAAGAACTCTATATCCCCTTGGACAATGGCACCCAGGTACCGCTTACGGCTATCGCCAGGGTAGCCTTTGAAGACGCTCCCATGCAGATTTCAAGAGAAGGCACCAATCGACGCATTGTCATCGGCGTTAATGTTGGTAATACCGACATTGAGACCCTGGTGGAGAAAATACAGCAGCAGCTAGATAGCAAAGTACAACTCCCTGCGGGTTATTATTTTACCTACGGTGGACAGTTCGAAAACCTCAAGGCAGCGAATGCCCGATTGGCCGTAGCCGTACCGCTTACCTTAGCGATGATTTTCATCCTCCTTTTTTTCACCTTCGGATCAGTGACCCAGGCCGCGCTTATTTTTTCGGCCATCCCCTTATCAGCGATCGGTGGTATCTGGGCATTACAACTAAGGGGAATGCCTTTTAGTATTTCAGCAGGTATCGGTTTCATCGCTCTATTTGGCGTAGCAGTGCTCAATGGCATTGTCCTCATCGGCTATTTCAACCAGCTCAAAGCAGAGGGTATGAAAAGCATTCGCCAAAGAATTATCCAGGGTACTCAGGTACGTTTGCGGCCGGTATTAATGACCGCAGCAGTAGCTTCTTTGGGCTTCCTGCCGATGGCCTTGTCCAATTCGGGAGGTGCAGAAGTACAACGCCCTTTGGCCACGGTAGTCATTGGCGGTTTACTCAGTGCCACTTTTCTTACCCTGATCGTTTTACCAATTCTATACAGTTGGTTAGCTCGTTGGCAAGAAAAACGAGGGGCCTTATCGGGATTAAAAAATGGTCTTTTACTTCTTCCATTATTACTAGGTAGTGGATTTTTAACAGCCCAATCGTCACCTATCACCCTTGATCAGGCACTCGCCACAACCATTGCCAACCATCCGGAAGTTCGCGCAGCGGATTTACAGCTAGCGCAAAGTAAAAGTTTGCAACAACTGCCCTACAGCCTTGGCAAAACTTCTATTAGCTATCAGGGTGACGGACTGTTTCTCCCCAACAACCAGCAAGTCAATCAACTTCACATCACCCAGCAAATACCGCACCCGGCAGTGGTAAAAGCAAGTAATGCACGACAGCAGGAAATCGTCGTTCGCGACGAACTGAGCCGAGCACTAACCATCCAGCAGCTACGCTATGAAGTCCGACATCTGTACTACACTTTGCAGCAGCGCAAAGCACTTCACCAACATTATCAAGTCCTCATAGAGCGTTATCAGCGGTTTTATGAAATCGCCAAAACGCGAACACAACTAGGATCGGCCAACTCCATGGAAGCCCTCACGCTACAATCGGCGCTAGAGGAGCAACAATTGATGGAACGCCAGACCGCCATGGAGATCGGCAACTTGGAACTAAGGCTACAGACATTGATGAACTCACCAGACCCCGTCACTAGTCAGGATAGTTTGGCAATGGCCGTATTTTCGCCCATGGTTACTGGAACTTCGGTGCAAATAGCGCTCGCGCAACAGCATCTGCTATTAGAGGAAGCCCATCTAGTCATCTTGGAAGCTGAGATGAAGCCCGAATTCACCCTTGGCTATGCAGCGCAGAACTATTTCGAGGGAGGCTGGCTATCAGGGCTACAGGCCGGGGTACAACTCCCCCTCTTTCGGCGGCAATATCAACAAAAAATAGCCGCACAAAAGTTGCAGACCCAAGTGGCTCAAACGCAGGTTGCAGCACAAGAGCAAACACAGCAACAGCAGCAACTTGAGGCCATAAATGCGATTCAAATGCACGCGGAAGCTACCGCCTATTACCAGCAGCAATTGAGCGTCATACAGCCCGAGTTGGACAGGGTTGCTACCCTGAACTACCAGGCAGGTGAGCTTTCCTACCTTGAGCTGGTCAATACCCTCCATCTTTTTGCGACCAACAATCGGCGCTACTTTGAACAGGTGCTTGCTCATAATGAAGCCCTGGCCTATTACAAATTTCTCACCAATCAATAA
- a CDS encoding DUF6660 family protein: MQQLVINILSFYMLILALIPCSDTADLQVLNTEITVTTTTSTHPDDHDHHSKDCAEDTCPPFCICDCCSGIISLPQMATIPLIVFTPKPGEAPSFTPNFPTSGVNNPIWSPPKL, from the coding sequence ATGCAGCAACTTGTAATCAACATATTATCATTTTACATGCTGATCCTAGCGCTTATCCCTTGTTCGGATACCGCTGATCTGCAAGTGCTTAATACGGAGATTACAGTAACAACGACAACATCAACACATCCTGATGATCACGATCATCATTCAAAAGATTGTGCTGAAGACACCTGTCCTCCTTTCTGTATTTGCGATTGCTGCTCGGGGATCATCAGCCTTCCTCAGATGGCTACTATCCCTCTTATTGTATTCACCCCCAAGCCTGGTGAAGCACCCAGTTTTACCCCTAACTTCCCAACCAGTGGGGTGAACAATCCCATTTGGTCCCCTCCAAAACTTTAG
- a CDS encoding helix-turn-helix transcriptional regulator, with protein MISSDRRDLNDRFVKVFKILEERGDVIKNDRNGKGLGDFAEKIVGNRAYGHIIRAFLNEGDKRCISYEQCRRVCHEYGVNYAYLLEGEGTPFGLDLPNPEESEIVYNGNILFTTTEAFAGVTVDAGSFTTEDNDFFSIPGLDGGGLVAFPINGNSMEPVINDHDIVVCREIAGVHEIKDNKIYAVKNNGSVWVKYVQRILNEKGRVTHLKMISANHLEYDPFVEEVNEYTRLYLVIRRVSSL; from the coding sequence ATGATTTCAAGTGATAGACGTGATTTAAATGACCGCTTTGTTAAGGTCTTCAAGATACTGGAAGAAAGAGGCGATGTTATCAAAAACGACCGCAATGGAAAAGGCTTAGGTGACTTTGCTGAAAAAATTGTAGGTAATCGCGCTTATGGCCACATTATCAGAGCTTTCCTTAATGAAGGTGACAAACGCTGTATCAGTTACGAACAGTGCCGTCGCGTCTGTCATGAATACGGCGTCAACTACGCCTACCTTCTCGAAGGAGAAGGGACGCCTTTTGGTCTTGACTTACCCAACCCGGAAGAATCTGAAATTGTCTACAACGGCAATATCCTTTTCACTACTACCGAAGCTTTCGCGGGTGTTACTGTAGATGCGGGATCATTCACTACAGAAGACAACGACTTCTTCTCAATCCCTGGCCTTGACGGCGGAGGCTTGGTTGCTTTCCCTATCAACGGCAACAGTATGGAGCCCGTGATCAACGACCATGACATTGTCGTTTGCCGAGAAATTGCAGGCGTACACGAAATCAAAGACAACAAGATTTACGCCGTCAAGAACAATGGCTCCGTGTGGGTAAAATATGTACAGCGCATCCTGAATGAAAAAGGCCGCGTTACCCACCTTAAAATGATTTCTGCCAATCACCTGGAGTATGATCCTTTTGTGGAAGAAGTCAATGAATATACTCGTCTTTACCTGGTAATTCGCCGGGTAAGTTCCCTTTAA
- a CDS encoding aminotransferase class V-fold PLP-dependent enzyme translates to MSISPTQLHLLRQDTPACMDVIHFNNAGASLTPRPVQAAIQEHLLLEYQLGGYEAAAIHAEKSDAFYTAVAEMLHAQPRQIAFTNSATDAYNSALSSISFKPGDLILTTENDYASNQIAFLQLAKRFGASIKIAPESPAGGVDTEAMCQLIRDYQPHLVAVTHMPTSSGLIQDITSIGRACREVDTMYIVDACQTAGQLPLDVQAIGCDFLTATFRKFLRGPRGTGFLFASERILNSEMAPLFLDLHSAEWPSPDKYHPQTDARKFELWERNHALVQGAATAARYAQTIGLEAIAERSSFLAQELRAALQEHAGIQIMDRGENLGAIVTCYLPQQQPQALLTQLRQEKIHASISGIANAQYDLQRKNVPWVLRLSPHYYNTTEEIQILTKKIFKIIC, encoded by the coding sequence ATGTCCATTTCGCCCACCCAGCTTCATCTCCTCCGTCAAGATACGCCTGCTTGTATGGATGTTATACACTTCAATAACGCAGGCGCTTCTCTAACCCCACGACCAGTGCAAGCGGCCATACAGGAACATCTTTTGTTGGAATATCAACTTGGAGGTTATGAAGCCGCGGCCATTCATGCCGAAAAAAGCGATGCCTTTTACACCGCAGTCGCTGAAATGCTTCATGCCCAACCTCGGCAAATTGCTTTTACGAATAGTGCTACGGATGCTTACAACAGCGCTTTAAGCTCTATTTCGTTTAAACCTGGCGACTTGATCCTCACCACTGAAAACGATTATGCCTCTAACCAAATCGCTTTTCTACAGTTGGCTAAACGTTTTGGCGCAAGCATCAAAATCGCTCCAGAATCGCCTGCAGGAGGAGTGGATACCGAAGCCATGTGCCAACTCATCCGCGATTACCAGCCACACTTGGTGGCCGTTACCCACATGCCTACCAGTAGTGGTTTGATCCAGGATATCACAAGCATTGGGAGAGCTTGCCGAGAAGTCGACACCATGTATATAGTAGATGCTTGCCAAACGGCGGGGCAATTGCCGCTTGATGTCCAGGCCATCGGATGTGATTTTCTGACGGCTACTTTCCGAAAATTTTTACGCGGCCCCCGAGGAACAGGCTTTCTCTTTGCCTCGGAGCGAATACTCAACAGTGAAATGGCGCCTCTTTTTCTGGATCTGCACAGCGCCGAGTGGCCCAGTCCCGACAAATATCATCCCCAAACCGATGCGCGAAAGTTTGAACTATGGGAACGCAACCACGCGCTGGTACAAGGGGCCGCTACCGCTGCTCGCTATGCACAAACAATTGGGCTGGAGGCCATCGCAGAACGGTCCTCCTTCTTAGCCCAGGAACTCAGAGCAGCATTGCAAGAACACGCCGGTATTCAAATCATGGATCGAGGAGAAAACCTGGGCGCTATTGTGACCTGCTACCTGCCTCAGCAACAACCACAAGCCTTATTAACACAGCTGCGCCAGGAAAAAATTCATGCCTCCATCAGCGGAATAGCCAATGCTCAATACGATCTTCAACGCAAAAATGTCCCCTGGGTATTGAGACTATCCCCGCACTATTACAACACAACGGAGGAAATTCAAATTCTAACCAAAAAAATTTTTAAAATTATTTGTTGA
- a CDS encoding T9SS type A sorting domain-containing protein translates to MRLFITTLLLFLTYYSAQAQAGFIQSYELYEDKGLTFHQILLVEDTLVVCGSTSNPDAPQWGLFFAKLDTLGNILDYKTYYDSAGYNYVFEEGAKMIKTNDGGYALVGSRFESSIPLIFKLDVEGEIVFIGEYPDESTSTKRHVDVIEIENGYISIGRKQQMDDGLSDGFAMGVDQAGNKLWELNYGENGLGDGFWGIRIIASNEILLTGGSGIVTPVYNPIEGAWGKAIAIKIDTLGNILWEWESEQVLTGSGSGPAFGRIYPTADGNWVNEGYSQAIEELFGESTILSKGEIVKRDTNFNVLWSTSFGDYTTFTNNFTDVVATPDGGWVAVGTYGQLVDPVEYTGYRAGMIAKVNAQGDSLWSRLDTLFTPAYGSIPSLANAVVLPSGSIIACGKVDRYEPDPVKSLGWIIKVDRDGCLEPNCRPTSTSELFPDILDFTVFPNPARELLQIKGEGQFAVSIYSLDGKIHLSQEKLFQTATLEVGDLPSGIYFLQIRQGNQLLTKRIVKQ, encoded by the coding sequence ATGCGACTATTCATTACTACATTACTCCTGTTTCTCACCTACTATTCCGCCCAAGCCCAAGCGGGCTTCATCCAGTCGTACGAACTCTACGAAGACAAAGGGCTTACCTTTCACCAGATATTATTGGTGGAAGACACCCTGGTGGTATGTGGCAGCACCAGTAACCCTGATGCTCCGCAATGGGGGCTGTTTTTTGCCAAACTGGATACCCTGGGGAATATCCTGGACTACAAAACCTACTATGACAGTGCTGGCTACAACTATGTTTTTGAAGAAGGGGCAAAGATGATTAAAACCAACGATGGCGGCTATGCGCTGGTGGGGAGCAGATTCGAGAGTTCCATTCCGTTGATCTTTAAGTTGGATGTAGAAGGAGAAATCGTATTCATTGGTGAATATCCAGATGAAAGTACCTCTACAAAGCGACACGTAGATGTTATTGAAATAGAAAATGGATACATATCTATTGGCCGAAAACAACAAATGGATGATGGTCTCAGTGATGGCTTTGCGATGGGAGTAGATCAAGCAGGGAACAAGTTGTGGGAGCTTAATTATGGGGAGAATGGATTGGGGGATGGTTTTTGGGGGATAAGAATAATAGCTTCCAACGAAATACTATTAACTGGTGGTTCAGGAATTGTAACGCCAGTCTACAACCCAATAGAAGGTGCCTGGGGGAAAGCAATAGCAATCAAAATTGATACCCTGGGGAATATTTTATGGGAGTGGGAGAGTGAGCAAGTGCTTACGGGTTCGGGGTCTGGCCCGGCATTTGGAAGAATTTATCCCACTGCTGATGGTAATTGGGTGAATGAAGGATATTCCCAAGCGATAGAAGAGCTTTTCGGAGAATCTACCATTTTGTCAAAAGGAGAAATCGTAAAAAGAGATACAAACTTCAATGTTTTGTGGAGTACTTCCTTTGGAGACTATACAACCTTCACGAACAATTTTACCGACGTCGTCGCCACCCCTGACGGTGGTTGGGTAGCGGTGGGTACCTACGGGCAATTGGTCGACCCGGTGGAATACACGGGCTACCGCGCGGGCATGATCGCCAAGGTAAATGCCCAGGGAGATAGCCTTTGGAGCCGGCTGGATACCCTGTTTACCCCTGCCTATGGCTCCATCCCCAGCCTGGCCAATGCGGTGGTCTTGCCCAGCGGCAGCATCATCGCCTGCGGCAAGGTAGACCGCTACGAACCCGACCCCGTCAAATCGCTGGGCTGGATCATCAAAGTAGATCGCGATGGTTGCCTGGAACCCAACTGCCGCCCAACAAGTACGAGCGAACTCTTTCCGGATATACTGGATTTTACGGTTTTCCCCAACCCCGCCCGAGAGCTGCTCCAGATCAAAGGAGAGGGCCAATTTGCGGTGAGCATCTACAGCCTGGACGGAAAAATTCACCTGTCTCAAGAGAAACTGTTTCAAACCGCTACTTTGGAGGTCGGTGACCTTCCGTCGGGCATTTACTTTTTACAAATCAGACAAGGCAACCAGTTGCTTACGAAGCGGATTGTCAAGCAATAA